The nucleotide sequence CTCAATTAGATGTTTTATATCCTCTGGCATGAGCCTATTCTACAACTCGAACTCGATTTGGGCAAGATTAAATTCTCATCTTTCCATTTTTTGTCCGGTTATTGTTCTTCTCATTTTCTCTCGTAGGAACATTTTAACGTGCGTATATGTTATACACCTCAAAAGTAATTAGGAGGTTTCATGCAGGTAAAAGATGTTTTGGATGACTTTCATAAACATCCCATTACGATAAATGAAAATCTGACCATAGGCGAGGCGATGAAAGCCCTCAATAAGCACAAAATCGGGTCGCTCATAGTTTTGGATAATTCCAAATCTTTGGCAGGCATAATAACCGAACGTGATGTATTCAGAATGATGAATAAATTCAACTGCGATATTGAGGAAAAGTTAATTAAAGATTACATGTCCACCGATTTAATTATTGGGGTTCCCGAAGATGATTTGGAATATATCGCCGGATTAATTACCCAGAACCGCATCCGCCATATTCCTGTCATAAACAGGGATGGCAACCTGTGCGGAATAATATCCATTGGAGATATCGTCAAGGCCCGCCTGAATGAAGCCGAAGTTGAAAACAGATACCTGCGTGAGTATATTTCCGGTCGGGCTCATTTAATTTCAGAAGAATAATATCAGGTATAAATCACAAAAAATCCGCCTGTTCAAGCGGGTTTTTTTCATTAGTTACAGGCCTCTTCCGGTGAAAGACCGTCTTTAAAAACATGATTAATTAGAAATACAGCATCGCCAACATTACAATCACCATCGCAATTGGCGTCACCACATTCTAACCGATCCGGACCAGGACCGTTTTTGAAAACGTAGTTTATTATGTAAACAGCATCACCAACGTTTACATTATCATCGCTATTGGCATCTCCCCGCTTATAATCGCACGCATCTCCAATATTATCACCGTCGGAATCGATTTGATCGGAGTTATAAGTATCCGGGCAATTATCCAGATCACACTGATTACCCCAATAATCAGGATCGCCAAATCCATCGCCGTCAGAATCAATACAAGGTACATTAGAGTACCTCAATCTAATTCCAACATCCGCATGGCGGAGCAACCCGGCGTCAAACCACAACTCGCCATCGGCACTAACAAAAGTATATCCCGTCTCCTGCGGGCCATCGCCATCGCCCATAATGGGGTAAACATGTTGTTCGTTGGTGACATTGGTAACAACATAAATATCATCTCCAATCGATACCGCAAGAGGCTCAGGCAATATTATGGAAAAGTAACCATATTCCACAAAGCTATGATCAAGACTGCTACTCAATAGATTACTGGGTACACTTCCGTCAAAGTCATCATAAATATAAATATCAATATCGGTTGTCGGATCATTTGTCCAAAATTCTACTCGTGTGATGTAAGTTTCATTTTCAATGACATATTTACACATTCCCCAGGCTGTATTACTACTAAAACCGAGTTCTCTTGTGGGGCCGGCTTCATCATAAAACAAAATTCCACCATTGTGATCATAAGGCTGCCAATCGGACATATATTCAGGAAAGATTCCAATATAGGCAACTCCATAACCGATAGTGGCATATCCGCCTTCCGTTCCGGAACCACACGGACCTCCCCATGATGTGCCCATGCTATTTTTTATAATCCATCCGCCGGTTCCACCTTCATGGATTAGATCATCATCCCAA is from Candidatus Zixiibacteriota bacterium and encodes:
- a CDS encoding CBS domain-containing protein; this translates as MQVKDVLDDFHKHPITINENLTIGEAMKALNKHKIGSLIVLDNSKSLAGIITERDVFRMMNKFNCDIEEKLIKDYMSTDLIIGVPEDDLEYIAGLITQNRIRHIPVINRDGNLCGIISIGDIVKARLNEAEVENRYLREYISGRAHLISEE
- a CDS encoding C1 family peptidase, which translates into the protein MIIRNAYIILILQLIFNSIILGNEIESPDLNLPKMITIKPGIPDPTLLQKDIKSIDAKAAVRKIPEKFKNTTLPFRWDWREKGIITAVQDQDWPTCGSCYSFGALANVESMLQMDGAGVWNLSENHIKECNWHDLSCDGGGFSWVSCVLSENGTVLESCDPYIPANVSCKTDCDFQHTLLGLRTVTDELIPDPELIKNYLYTYGPMEVGMGLGDFDTEWYDELMAYDGSYTLYYSELIWGIGHSVLIVGWDDDLIHEGGTGGWIIKNSMGTSWGGPCGSGTEGGYATIGYGVAYIGIFPEYMSDWQPYDHNGGILFYDEAGPTRELGFSSNTAWGMCKYVIENETYITRVEFWTNDPTTDIDIYIYDDFDGSVPSNLLSSSLDHSFVEYGYFSIILPEPLAVSIGDDIYVVTNVTNEQHVYPIMGDGDGPQETGYTFVSADGELWFDAGLLRHADVGIRLRYSNVPCIDSDGDGFGDPDYWGNQCDLDNCPDTYNSDQIDSDGDNIGDACDYKRGDANSDDNVNVGDAVYIINYVFKNGPGPDRLECGDANCDGDCNVGDAVFLINHVFKDGLSPEEACN